The following proteins are encoded in a genomic region of Pseudomonas sp. Os17:
- the ggt gene encoding gamma-glutamyltransferase has protein sequence MRILLFKSLALTAAIAASGSAFAVTLEGGAVAAPNQYGADVAAQILKKGGNAVDAAVATAFTLAVTYPEAGNIGGGGFMTMYIDGKPYFLDYRETAPKAATRDMYLNEKGEVIENLSLVGARAAGVPGTVMGLWEAHQKFGKLPWSELITPAVGYAKNGFKVADKQYQYREDALKLFNGSTNFGDYFGSMKPGETFRQPELAATLERIADQGAKEFYSGKTADLLVAQMQADKGLITKQDLQDYKVQWRQPLQVTFRGNTLYTAPPPSSGGVALAQLISLKEERAADFKGVELNSAKYIHLLAEIEKRVFADRADYLGDPAFSEVPVKQLTDPAYLKKRAAEVNPNAISATEKVRPGLERHQTTHFSIVDAQGNAVSNTYTLNWDYGSGVVVKGAGFLLNDEMDDFSAKPGVANAFGVVGGDANAIAPGKRMLSSMSPSLVTRDGKVTLVLGTPGGSRIFTSIFQVLNNLYDYHLPLEKAVAAQRVHHQLLPKDTIYYDAYAPLTGKVADELKAMGYTLEDQGWEMGDIQAIRVNGTALETASDPRGRGVGKVVK, from the coding sequence ATGCGCATTCTGTTGTTCAAGTCCCTGGCCCTGACGGCCGCCATCGCCGCCAGCGGTTCGGCCTTTGCCGTGACCCTGGAAGGTGGCGCGGTAGCGGCGCCCAACCAGTACGGCGCCGATGTCGCGGCACAGATCCTGAAGAAGGGCGGCAACGCGGTGGATGCGGCGGTGGCCACCGCGTTCACCCTGGCGGTGACCTATCCCGAGGCCGGCAATATCGGCGGCGGCGGGTTCATGACGATGTACATCGACGGCAAGCCCTACTTCCTCGACTACCGGGAAACCGCGCCCAAGGCCGCGACCCGGGACATGTACCTGAATGAAAAGGGCGAGGTGATCGAGAACCTGAGCCTGGTGGGCGCCCGCGCCGCCGGGGTGCCGGGCACCGTGATGGGCCTGTGGGAAGCCCACCAGAAGTTCGGCAAGTTGCCGTGGAGCGAGCTGATCACCCCGGCCGTGGGCTACGCGAAAAACGGTTTCAAGGTGGCGGACAAGCAGTACCAGTACCGCGAAGATGCGCTGAAGCTGTTCAACGGCAGCACCAACTTCGGCGACTACTTCGGCAGCATGAAACCCGGTGAAACCTTCCGTCAGCCGGAGCTGGCCGCGACCCTGGAGCGCATCGCCGACCAGGGCGCCAAGGAGTTCTACAGCGGCAAGACCGCCGACTTGCTGGTGGCCCAGATGCAGGCCGACAAGGGCCTGATCACCAAGCAGGACCTGCAGGACTACAAGGTCCAGTGGCGCCAGCCGCTGCAGGTGACCTTCCGGGGCAACACCCTGTACACCGCGCCGCCGCCCAGCTCCGGCGGGGTCGCCCTGGCGCAGCTGATCAGCCTCAAGGAAGAGCGCGCCGCGGACTTCAAGGGCGTCGAGCTGAACTCGGCCAAGTACATCCACCTGCTGGCGGAAATCGAGAAACGCGTATTCGCCGACCGCGCCGACTACCTGGGCGACCCGGCGTTTTCCGAGGTGCCGGTCAAGCAGCTGACCGACCCGGCGTACCTGAAAAAACGCGCCGCCGAAGTCAACCCGAATGCCATCTCGGCCACCGAGAAGGTGCGTCCCGGGCTTGAGCGGCACCAGACCACCCACTTCTCCATCGTCGATGCCCAGGGCAACGCGGTGAGCAACACCTACACCCTGAACTGGGATTACGGCAGCGGCGTGGTGGTCAAGGGCGCGGGCTTTTTGCTCAACGACGAAATGGACGACTTCAGCGCCAAGCCCGGCGTCGCCAACGCCTTTGGCGTGGTCGGCGGTGACGCCAACGCCATTGCTCCCGGCAAGCGCATGCTGTCGTCCATGAGCCCGAGCCTGGTGACCCGTGACGGCAAGGTCACCCTGGTGCTGGGCACCCCCGGTGGTTCGCGGATCTTCACCTCGATCTTCCAGGTGCTGAACAACCTCTACGACTACCACCTGCCCCTGGAGAAGGCCGTGGCCGCGCAGCGCGTGCATCACCAGTTGCTGCCCAAGGACACGATCTACTACGACGCCTACGCGCCGCTCACCGGCAAGGTCGCCGACGAGCTCAAAGCCATGGGCTACACCCTGGAAGACCAGGGCTGGGAGATGGGCGACATCCAGGCGATCCGGGTCAACGGCACCGCGCTTGAAACCGCTTCCGACCCCCGTGGTCGCGGCGTCGGCAAGGTCGTCAAATAA
- a CDS encoding SulP family inorganic anion transporter, translating into MKAKRLRADVLAGLTTSFALLPECIAFALVAHLNPLMGLYGAFFICTLTALFGGRPGMISGAAGSMAVVIVALVVQHGVQYLLATVLLGGLVMVAFGLLRLGKLVRMVPYPVMLGFVNGLAIVIALAQLEHFKSGEHWLSGRPLYLMGGLVALTMAIVYLLPRLTRAVPPALVAILGVGLLVYLLDLPTRTLGDMAHIAGSLPGLAVPQVPWNLETLSIVAPYALLMAMVGLLETLLTLNLTDEITESRGHPDRECVALGAANMVSGMFGGMGGCAMIGQTVINLSSGGRGRLSGVVAGGLILLFVLFAAPLIEGIPLAALVGVMFVVSQQTFAWASLRVIRKVPLNDVLVILAVSVITVFTDLAMAVFCGIVIAALNFAWQQARELYADAHLEADGSKRYQLHGTLFFASTTPFLNQFDPAGDPQHVTIDCRHLSFVDYSAIAALKTLRERYAKAGKHLQVLHLSERCRQLLKRARVQPD; encoded by the coding sequence ATGAAAGCAAAACGTCTGCGCGCCGATGTCCTGGCCGGACTCACCACGTCCTTTGCCTTGCTCCCCGAATGCATCGCCTTCGCCCTGGTGGCTCACCTCAACCCGTTGATGGGCCTGTACGGCGCCTTCTTCATCTGCACCCTGACCGCGCTGTTCGGCGGTCGCCCCGGGATGATCTCCGGTGCTGCCGGTTCCATGGCGGTGGTGATCGTCGCCCTGGTGGTGCAGCACGGGGTGCAGTACCTGCTGGCCACGGTGTTGCTGGGCGGGTTGGTGATGGTCGCCTTCGGCCTGCTGCGCCTGGGCAAGCTGGTGCGCATGGTGCCGTACCCGGTGATGCTGGGCTTCGTCAACGGCCTGGCGATCGTGATTGCCCTGGCCCAGCTGGAGCATTTCAAGAGCGGCGAACACTGGCTCAGCGGCCGGCCGCTGTACCTGATGGGCGGCCTGGTGGCGCTGACCATGGCCATCGTCTATCTGCTGCCGCGCCTGACCCGCGCCGTGCCGCCGGCCCTGGTGGCGATCCTCGGCGTCGGTTTGCTGGTGTATCTGCTGGACCTGCCGACCCGCACCCTGGGCGACATGGCGCACATCGCCGGCAGCCTGCCGGGCCTGGCCGTGCCCCAGGTGCCGTGGAACCTGGAGACGCTGTCGATCGTCGCGCCCTACGCGCTGCTGATGGCCATGGTCGGCCTGCTGGAAACCCTGCTGACCCTCAACCTCACCGATGAAATCACCGAGAGCCGTGGCCATCCGGACCGTGAATGCGTGGCCCTGGGGGCGGCCAACATGGTCTCGGGGATGTTCGGCGGCATGGGTGGCTGCGCGATGATCGGGCAGACCGTGATCAACCTCAGTTCCGGCGGCCGCGGGCGCTTGTCCGGGGTGGTGGCCGGTGGCCTGATCCTGCTGTTCGTGCTGTTTGCGGCGCCGCTGATCGAAGGCATTCCCCTGGCGGCGCTGGTGGGGGTGATGTTCGTGGTGTCACAGCAGACCTTTGCCTGGGCCTCGTTGCGGGTGATCCGCAAGGTGCCGCTGAACGATGTGCTGGTGATCTTGGCGGTGAGCGTGATCACGGTGTTCACCGACCTGGCCATGGCGGTGTTCTGCGGCATTGTCATCGCCGCCCTCAACTTCGCCTGGCAGCAGGCCCGGGAACTGTATGCCGACGCTCACCTGGAGGCCGACGGCAGCAAGCGCTATCAGTTGCACGGCACTTTGTTCTTCGCCTCCACCACGCCGTTTCTCAACCAGTTCGACCCGGCGGGCGATCCGCAGCACGTCACCATCGACTGTCGCCACCTGAGCTTCGTGGATTACTCGGCCATCGCCGCCCTGAAAACCCTGCGCGAGCGTTATGCCAAGGCCGGCAAGCACCTGCAGGTGCTGCACCTGTCCGAACGTTGCAGGCAGTTGCTGAAACGGGCTCGGGTGCAGCCCGACTGA